From Lolium perenne isolate Kyuss_39 chromosome 5, Kyuss_2.0, whole genome shotgun sequence, a single genomic window includes:
- the LOC127303091 gene encoding uncharacterized protein has protein sequence MAPLAKPAAAKPKNAAAGASHPPYFEMIKEAIAALKDRTGSSSVAIAKYIEEKHGKSLPSNFKKMLSVQLRGSAAKGKLVKVKASYKLSDAAKKDSPKAKPVAAKAAVKPAKVAAKPKKDAAKPKKKAAAAGTKRKAPEKKLIAKAKKSPAAKAKAKPKTVKSPAAKKPRKVAAA, from the exons ATGGCTCCCCTCGCCAAGCCCGCCGCCGCCAAGCCAAAGAACGCAGCCGCCGGCGCCTCCCACCCTCCCTACTTCGAG ATGATCAAGGAGGCGATCGCGGCGCTCAAGGACAGGACCGGCTCCAGCTCGGTCGCCATCGCCAAGTACATCGAGGAGAAGCACGGCAAGTCGCTGCCGTCCAACTTCAAGAAGATGCTCTCCGTCCAGCTCCGCGGATCCGCCGCCAAGGGCAAGCTCGTCAAGGTCAAGGCCTCCTACAAGCTGTCCGACGCCGCCAAGAAGGACTCGCCCAAGGCCAAGCCCGTCGCCGCCAAGGCCGCGGTGAAGCCGGCCAAGGTTGCCGCCAAGCCCAAGAAGGACGCTGCCAAGCCCAAGAAGAAAGCGGCGGCCGCTGGCACCAAGCGCAAGGCGCCCGAGAAGAAGCTTATCGCCAAGGCCAAGAAGTCTCCTGCGGCCAAGGCAAAGGCCAAGCCGAAGACTGTCAAGTCACCGGCTGCCAAGAAGCCCCGCAAGGTCGCCGCCGCTTGA